One region of Oryza sativa Japonica Group chromosome 10, ASM3414082v1 genomic DNA includes:
- the LOC4348800 gene encoding probable pectate lyase 12 isoform X2 — MGGKGGPVYVVTDPSDGDPVNPAPGTLRYGAIQEGPLWIVFAGDMTIRLNEELLVNSYKTIDGRGANVHVGAGGACITLQYVSNVIIHNIHVHDCVPAGNANVRASPTHYGWRTRSDGDGISLYSARDVWVDHCALSRCADGLIDAIMGSTAITVSNSYFSHHNEVMLLGHSDGYLPDSAMQVTIAFNHFGIQLVQRMPRCRRGYFHIVNNDYTAWEMYAIGGSASPTINSQGNRYIAPADPNAKEVTKRVDTEEGQWAGWNWRTEGDMMVNGAFFVPSGEGLEAIYDKASSTDPKSSALVDQLTAGAGVLGGPRDNGEAAAYAGVNYAGVGTGGGGGGGAGAGGMGYGYLGMVYGSGGNWSCRADLTLQLTSLFLALFALICLHPL; from the exons ATGGGCGGCAAGGGCGGGCCGGTGTACGTCGTCACCGACCCCTCCGACGGCGACCCGGTGAACCCCGCGCCGGGGACGCTCCGGTACGGCGCCATCCAGGAGGGCCCCCTCTGGATCGTGTTCGCCGGCGACATGACCATCCGCCTCAACGAGGAGCTCCTCGTGAACAGCTACAAGACCATCGACGGCCGCGGCGCCAACGTccacgtcggcgccggcggcgcgtgcATCACGCTCCAGTACGTCTCCAACGTCATCATCCACAACATCCACGTCCACGACTGCGTCCCCGCCGGCAACGCCAACGTGCGCGCCTCGCCGACGCACTACGGGTGGCGCACCCgctccgacggcgacggcatctCGCTCTACTCGGCGCGCGACGTGTGGGTGGACCACTGCGCGCTGTCGCGCTGCGCCGACGGCCTCATCGACGCCATCATGGGGTCCACGGCGATCACCGTGTCGAACAGCTACTTCTCGCACCACAACGAGGTGATGCTGCTGGGGCACAGCGACGGGTACCTGCCGGACTCGGCGATGCAGGTGACCATCGCGTTCAACCACTTCGGGATCCAGCTCGTGCAGCGGATGCCTCGGTGCAGGAGGGGGTACTTCCACATCGTCAACAACGACTACACGGCGTGGGAGATGTACGCCATTGGAGGGAGCGCGAGCCCCACCATCAACAGCCAGGGCAACCGCTACATCGCCCCCGCCGATCCCAACGCCAAGGAG GTGACGAAGCGGGTGGACACGGAGGAGGGGCAGTGGGCGGGGTGGAACTGGAGGACGGAGGGGGACATGATGGTCAACGGCGCCTTCTTCGTCCCCTCCGGCGAGGGCCTCGAGGCCATCTACGACAAGGCCTCCAGCACCGACCCCAAGTCGTCGGCGCTCGTCGACCAgctcaccgccggcgccggcgtcctcgGCGGCCCCAG GGAcaacggcgaggcggcggcgtacgCCGGCGTCAACTACGCCGGAGTTggaaccggcggcggaggcggtggcggcgccggtgccggcggGATGGGGTATGGTTATCTCGGGATGGTCTATGGCAGCGGCGGCAATTGGAGCTGCCGAGCTGACCTGACACTGCAATTGACTTCATTGTTTCTTGCACTCTTTGCTCTCATATGCTTGCACCCATTGTGA
- the LOC4348798 gene encoding uncharacterized protein, which yields MTTRIAPGVGANLLGQHSAERNQDATTYVGNLDPQVSEELLWELFVQAGPVVNVYVPKDRVTNLHQGYGFVEFRSEEDADYAIKILNMIKLYGKPIRVNKASQDKKSLDVGANLFIGNLDPDVDEKLLYDTFSAFGVIVTNPKIMRDPETGNSRGFGFVSYDSFESSDQAIEAMNNQHLCNRPITVSYAYKKDTKGERHGTPAERLLAANNPGSQKNRPHTMFASGPPTQGLANGAPVPRPFSNGAVPPQIQHVRPPPPPMQQFPPMQMNGQPVWPPQNTQLPPHMPPQMHYRPAVRPPPPNMMPPPPLGMVRPPPPPSSMPAPPMWRPPPPPQQAGGMPPPPMSMPPPPPPPSG from the exons ATGACGACGCGCATCGCGCCCGGCGTGGGCGCCAACCTGCTCGGGCAGCACTCGGCGGAGCGGAACCAGGACGCCACCACCTACGTCGGCAACCTCGACCCCCAG GTTTCGGAGGAGTTACTATGGGAATTATTTGTGCAAGCAGGCCCTGTTG TTAATGTCTATGTCCCCAAAGACAGAGTAACAAATCTACACCAGGGCTATGGATTTGTAGAATTCAGAAGTGAAGAAGATGCAGATTAT gctATTAAGATTTTGAATATGATCAAGCTATATGGAAAACCAATAAGAGTAAACAAG GCTTCACAAGACAAGAAGAGCCTTGATGTAGGGGCAAATCTTTTTATTGGCAATCTCGATCCG GATGTTGACGAAAAGCTCCTGTACGATACCTTCAGTGCGTTTGGAGTGATTGTGACTAATCCCAAG ATAATGCGAGATCCTGAAACTGGAAATTCACGAGGCTTTGGCTTTGTGAGCTATGACTCCTTTGAATCATCTGATCAAGCTATAGAG GCAATGAACAACCAACATCTATGTAACCGGCCAATTACTGTCTCTTATGCCTACAAGAAAGACACAAAAGGAGAACGCCATGGCACACCTGCAG AGAGGTTGCTAGCAGCAAATAACCCTGGTTCTCAGAAGAATAGGCCACACACTATGTTTGCAAGTGGCCCGCCTACGCAAGGGCTTGCAAATGGTGCACCTGTGCCTCGACCTTTTTCCAATGGGGCAGTGCCACCTCAGATTCAACATGTtcgaccgccgccacctcctatGCAACAATTCCCTCCAATGCAGATGAATGGTCAGCCTGTTTGGCCTCCGCAGAATACACAGCTACCACCCCACATGCCACCTCAAATGCATTACAGGCCTGCAGTGAGACCACCTCCACCAAACATGATGCCACCCCCTCCTCTTGGCATGGTaaggcctccgccgcctccttccagTATGCCAGCTCCACCTATGTGGaggccacccccacccccacaacaAGCTGGTGGTATGCCACCACCTCCTATGTccatgccaccgccgccaccaccaccttctgGTTAA
- the LOC4348803 gene encoding inosine triphosphate pyrophosphatase — protein sequence MSGAAAAAARALPKAVTFVTGNAKKLEEVRAILGSSIPFQSLKLDLPELQGEPEDISKEKARMAASQVNGPVLVEDTCLCFNALKGLPGPYIKWFLEKTGHEGLNNLLLAYEDKSAFAMCIFSLALGPGEEPMTFVGKTAGKIVPARGPADFGWDPVFQPDGFDQTYAEMPKSVKNQISHRGKALALVKEHFAAANYKVQNDGSA from the exons ATgtccggggcggcggcggcggcggcgcgggcgctgcCCAAGGCGGTGACCTTCGTGACGGGCAACGCCAAGAAGCTGGAGGAAGTCCGCGCCATCCTCGGCTCCTCCATCCCCTTCCAGTCCCTCAAGCTCGACC TCCCTGAATTGCAAGGTGAGCCGGAGGACATATCTAAAGAGAAAGCACGAATGGCTGCATCCCAG GTGAATGGGCCTGTACTTGTTGAGGACACCTGCCTATGCTTCAATGCACTCAAAGGCTTACCAG GGCCCTACAT AAAATGGTTCCTTGAGAAAACTGGGCATGAAG GTTTGAACAATTTGTTGCTAGCCTATGAAGATAAATCTGCTTTTGCTATGTGCATCTTTTCTCTTGCTCTTGGACCAGGAGAAGAACCAATGACATTCGTTGGGAAAACAGCA GGAAAGATTGTGCCTGCTAGAGGACCTGCTGATTTTGGATGGGACCCAGTATTCCAACCAGATGGTTTTGATCAAAC CTACGCTGAGATGCCCAAGTCAGTGAAGAATCAAATATCTCACAGGGGAAAAGCTCTTGCTTTGGTGAAAGAACACTTTGCAGCTGCCAACTATAAAGTTCAGAACGATGGTTCAGCTTGA
- the LOC4348800 gene encoding probable pectate lyase 5 isoform X1, which produces MPIFPSMKHSPFSLLQRLKQTPSFNKQGSHLPQVIPFHLLSLSLSSPSEFSPSSPPLLSNPKLQIKSQELHHPAADSLSKSTIFHSLTVLHTLLHCYKNPLHLQFSTPKSTQEPAAAMAGPVESTRITLLLVAATLLLLPPPLAASLNSSLPDPAAVVADFHSKVATSRRRMQEAGGGGGGGGGGCLTGNPIDDCWRCAGTDWRQDRQRLADCGIGFGRNAMGGKGGPVYVVTDPSDGDPVNPAPGTLRYGAIQEGPLWIVFAGDMTIRLNEELLVNSYKTIDGRGANVHVGAGGACITLQYVSNVIIHNIHVHDCVPAGNANVRASPTHYGWRTRSDGDGISLYSARDVWVDHCALSRCADGLIDAIMGSTAITVSNSYFSHHNEVMLLGHSDGYLPDSAMQVTIAFNHFGIQLVQRMPRCRRGYFHIVNNDYTAWEMYAIGGSASPTINSQGNRYIAPADPNAKEVTKRVDTEEGQWAGWNWRTEGDMMVNGAFFVPSGEGLEAIYDKASSTDPKSSALVDQLTAGAGVLGGPRDNGEAAAYAGVNYAGVGTGGGGGGGAGAGGMGYGYLGMVYGSGGNWSCRADLTLQLTSLFLALFALICLHPL; this is translated from the exons ATGCCAATCTTCCCCTCCATGAAACATTCTCCATTCTCCCTCCTCCAAAGGCTCAAACAAACCCCCTCTTTTAACAAGCAAGGAAGCCATCTCCCCCAGGTGATTCCATttcacctcctctctctctctctctcctcccccagcgagttctccccttcctccccaccATTGCTGTCCAATCCCAAGCTCCAAATTAAATCTCAAGAACTTCACCACCCAGCTGCTGATTCTCTCTCCAAATCCACCATTTTCCACTCCCTCACTGTGCTCCACACTCTCCTGCATTGCTATAAAAATCCACTGCATCTCCAGTTCTCCACTCCCAAATCCACCCAAGAAccagccgccgccatggccgggcCCGTCGAATCCACCCGCATtaccctcctcctcgtcgccgccaccctcctcctcctcccgccgccgctcgccgcctccctcaactcctccctccccgaccccgccgccgtcgtcgccgacttCCACAG CAAGGTGGCGAcgtcgcggcggcggatgcaggaggccggcggcggcggcggcggtggcggcggggggtgTTTGACGGGGAACCCCATCGACGACTGCTGGCGGTGCGCCGGGACGGACTGGAGGCAGGACcggcagcggctggcggactgCGGCATCGGGTTCGGGCGCAACGCCATGGGCGGCAAGGGCGGGCCGGTGTACGTCGTCACCGACCCCTCCGACGGCGACCCGGTGAACCCCGCGCCGGGGACGCTCCGGTACGGCGCCATCCAGGAGGGCCCCCTCTGGATCGTGTTCGCCGGCGACATGACCATCCGCCTCAACGAGGAGCTCCTCGTGAACAGCTACAAGACCATCGACGGCCGCGGCGCCAACGTccacgtcggcgccggcggcgcgtgcATCACGCTCCAGTACGTCTCCAACGTCATCATCCACAACATCCACGTCCACGACTGCGTCCCCGCCGGCAACGCCAACGTGCGCGCCTCGCCGACGCACTACGGGTGGCGCACCCgctccgacggcgacggcatctCGCTCTACTCGGCGCGCGACGTGTGGGTGGACCACTGCGCGCTGTCGCGCTGCGCCGACGGCCTCATCGACGCCATCATGGGGTCCACGGCGATCACCGTGTCGAACAGCTACTTCTCGCACCACAACGAGGTGATGCTGCTGGGGCACAGCGACGGGTACCTGCCGGACTCGGCGATGCAGGTGACCATCGCGTTCAACCACTTCGGGATCCAGCTCGTGCAGCGGATGCCTCGGTGCAGGAGGGGGTACTTCCACATCGTCAACAACGACTACACGGCGTGGGAGATGTACGCCATTGGAGGGAGCGCGAGCCCCACCATCAACAGCCAGGGCAACCGCTACATCGCCCCCGCCGATCCCAACGCCAAGGAG GTGACGAAGCGGGTGGACACGGAGGAGGGGCAGTGGGCGGGGTGGAACTGGAGGACGGAGGGGGACATGATGGTCAACGGCGCCTTCTTCGTCCCCTCCGGCGAGGGCCTCGAGGCCATCTACGACAAGGCCTCCAGCACCGACCCCAAGTCGTCGGCGCTCGTCGACCAgctcaccgccggcgccggcgtcctcgGCGGCCCCAG GGAcaacggcgaggcggcggcgtacgCCGGCGTCAACTACGCCGGAGTTggaaccggcggcggaggcggtggcggcgccggtgccggcggGATGGGGTATGGTTATCTCGGGATGGTCTATGGCAGCGGCGGCAATTGGAGCTGCCGAGCTGACCTGACACTGCAATTGACTTCATTGTTTCTTGCACTCTTTGCTCTCATATGCTTGCACCCATTGTGA
- the LOC4348804 gene encoding 3-ketoacyl-CoA thiolase 2, peroxisomal, translating to MEKAINRQRVLLAHLEPAASPAAAAPAITASACAAGDSAAYHRGACFADDVVIVAAYRTAICKSKRGGFKDTPAEDLLVPVFKALIDKTKLNPSEVGDIVVGTVLAPGSQRAIECRMAAFYAGFPDTVPLMTVNRQCSSGLQAVANVASNIKAGLYDIGIAAGLESMTVNQVRLDGQVNPKVELFSQARDCLLPMGLTSENVAKRFGITRMEQDQAAVESHRKAAAAAASGKFKEEIVPVHTKIVDPKTGEEKEIVVSADDGIRPGTSLAVLSKLKPAFSKDGTTTAGNASQVSDGAGAVLLMRRDIAMQKGLPIVGVFRSFAAVGVDPAIMGVGPAVAIPAAVKAAGLQIDDVDLFEINEAFASQYVYCCKKLGLDPAKVNVNGGAMALGHPLGATGARSVSTLLNEMKRRGKDCRFGVISMCIGSGMGAAAVFERGDAVDELTNARCIPTHNRLSKDAM from the exons atGGAGAAGGCGATCAACAGGCAGAGGGTGCTTCTCGCCCACCTGGAGCCCGCCGCgagtcccgccgccgccgcgccggccatcACC GCGAGCGCGTGCGCCGCGGGGGACAGCGCCGCGTACCACCGCGGGGCGTGCTTCGCAGAcgacgtcgtcatcgtcgc TGCCTATAGGACAGCAATTTGCAAGTCCAAGAGAGGTGGTTTCAAGGATACTCCCGCAGAGGACCTCTTGGTTCCAGTATTCAAG GCTTTGATAGATAAAACGAAGTTGAACCCAAGTGAAGTTGGTGATATTGTTGTTGGTACTGTTTTAGCTCCTGGGTCCCAAAGGGCAATTGAATGCAGAATGGCTGCATTTTATGCTGGATTCCCTG ATACCGTTCCTCTTATGACTGTAAACAGGCAATGTTCGTCTGGGCTTCAAGCAGTTGCAAATGTTGCTTCTAACATTAAAGCAGGACTTTATGACATTG GTATTGCTGCTGGCCTAGAGTCCATGACAGTGAACCAAGTTCGCCTTGATGGGCAAGTGAACCCCAAA GTTGAGCTGTTTTCTCAAGCACGCGATTGCCTTCTCCCAATGGGCCTCACGTCCGAGAATGTTGCAAAACGATTTGGCATAACACGAATGGAGCAAGACCAGGCTGCT GTTGAGTCCCACAGGAAGGCTGCGGCTGCAGCTGCTTCTGGTAAATTCAAGGAAGAAATTGTTCCAGTTCACACGAAG ATTGTGGATCCAAAAACTGGTGAGGAAAAGGAGATAGTGGTCTCGGCAGATGATGGAATCCGACCAGGCACTTCATTGGCAGTCCTGTCAAAACTCAAACCAGCATTCTCTAAAGATGGCACCACTACTGCTG GAAACGCTAGCCAAGTAAGCGATGGTGCTGGAGCAGTCTTACTAATGAGACGTGACATTGCTATGCAAAAGGGTCTTCCAATAGTTGGCGTCTTCAG GAGCTTTGCAGCAGTTGGAGTTGATCCAGCTATAATGGGTGTTGGTCCTGCTGTTGCCATCCCTGCGGCAGTGAAAGCTGCTGGTCTTCAAATAGATGATGTTGACCTTTTCGAGATTAATGAG GCCTTTGCATCACAGTACGTATACTGCTGCAAGAAGTTGGGACTTGATCCTGCAAAAGTTAACGTTAACGGAGGTGCAATGGCTCTTGGGCATCCATTGGGTGCTACAG GTGCACGGTCTGTCAGTACCCTTCTCAACGAAATGAAGCGACGGGGCAAAGACTGTCGATTTGGTGTGATTTCCATGTGCATAG GTTCTGGCATGGGGGCTGCTGCTGTCTTTGAGCGTGGGGATGCAGTGGATGAGCTCACTAATGCTCGGTGCATCCCGACCCATAACCGGCTTTCGAAGGACGCCATGTAA
- the LOC4348802 gene encoding shugoshin-1-like, whose protein sequence is MEFAVPVPQQVSSLALPVVVAEAEAAAAAAAAPGRRGAAGGVSSIPKGAGAAARRKTLCDITNLRPRPAAAVEQDGATCAADAGGVAQAQLVKENSELVRLLEERDKIIELSGTELQKLRLANWQLAQANSQMLAELNLGRDRLKKLQHQLACSRAVIATKTSELEEAKKAMKRNRNLPLPEKAPPASETAQQQQGSDRAAQIKDGDVVNPEPAAASDASHAASTKKLSNASRKRMQRSRSLGPAATTKLAATPKEKENVQRRKSMRTPVPQPSEHREDLFEIEDLQLAIGGGGGGGDSKAGTSDPPEQAAVAVAAAQFPRRSSLGRPIRRATERVASYKEMPVNIKLRRS, encoded by the exons ATGGAGTTCGCCGTCCCTGTCCCCCAGCAGGTCTCCAGCCTGGCgctgccggtggtggtggcggaggcggaggcggccgccgccgccgctgctgctccggggaggaggggggcagCGGGCGGCGTGAGCTCGATACCGAAGGGCGCTGGGGCTgccgcgaggaggaagacgctGTGCGACATCACCAACCTgaggccgcggccggcggcggccgtggagcAGGACGGGGCGACGTGTGCCGCGGACGCGGGCGGAGTCGCGCAGGCGCAGCTTGTCAAG GAGAACTCGGAACTTGTGAGGCTCCTCGAGGAGAGGGA CAAGATCATAGAGTTGAGTGGGACAGAGTTGCAGAAGTTGCGGCTCGCTAACTGGCAGCTCGCGCAGGCAAATTCCCAGATGCTGGCA GAGCTCAACCTTGGGAGAGATAGG CTAAAAAAGCTGCAACATCAACTCGCTTGCTCGAGAGCTGTTATCGCAACAAAAACATCAGAATTGGAG GAGGCCAAGAAGGCGATGAAGCGCAATAGGAACCTGCCACTGCCAGAGAAGGCTCCTCCTGCAAGCGAaacggcgcagcagcagcagggttCTGATAGAGCGGCACAGATCAAGGATGGAGATGTCGTCAATCCAGAGCCCGCCGCGGCTTCAGACGCATCGCATGCGGCAAGCACCAAGAAACTCAGCAACGCCAGCAGGAAACGGATGCAAAGATCTCGAT CTCTAGGACCAGCTGCAACGACGAAACTAGCAGCGACACCAAAGGAGAAGGAGAATGTGCAGAGAAG GAAGTCCATGAGAACACCGGTACCACAGCCGAGCGAGCATAGGGAGGACCTGTTCGAGATCGAGGACCTCCAGCTCGcgatcggcggcggtggcggcggcggcgacagcaaggCCGGGACCAGTGACCCTCCTGAgcaagcggcggtggcggtggcggcggctcagTTCCCGCGGAGGTCGTCGCTGGGGAGGCCGATCAGGAGGGCCACGGAGAGGGTGGCCTCCTACAAGGAGATGCCTGTCAACATTAAGCTCAGGAGGTCCTAG
- the LOC4348800 gene encoding probable pectate lyase 12 isoform X3, whose amino-acid sequence MQEAGGGGGGGGGGCLTGNPIDDCWRCAGTDWRQDRQRLADCGIGFGRNAMGGKGGPVYVVTDPSDGDPVNPAPGTLRYGAIQEGPLWIVFAGDMTIRLNEELLVNSYKTIDGRGANVHVGAGGACITLQYVSNVIIHNIHVHDCVPAGNANVRASPTHYGWRTRSDGDGISLYSARDVWVDHCALSRCADGLIDAIMGSTAITVSNSYFSHHNEVMLLGHSDGYLPDSAMQVTIAFNHFGIQLVQRMPRCRRGYFHIVNNDYTAWEMYAIGGSASPTINSQGNRYIAPADPNAKEVTKRVDTEEGQWAGWNWRTEGDMMVNGAFFVPSGEGLEAIYDKASSTDPKSSALVDQLTAGAGVLGGPRDNGEAAAYAGVNYAGVGTGGGGGGGAGAGGMGYGYLGMVYGSGGNWSCRADLTLQLTSLFLALFALICLHPL is encoded by the exons atgcaggaggccggcggcggcggcggcggtggcggcggggggtgTTTGACGGGGAACCCCATCGACGACTGCTGGCGGTGCGCCGGGACGGACTGGAGGCAGGACcggcagcggctggcggactgCGGCATCGGGTTCGGGCGCAACGCCATGGGCGGCAAGGGCGGGCCGGTGTACGTCGTCACCGACCCCTCCGACGGCGACCCGGTGAACCCCGCGCCGGGGACGCTCCGGTACGGCGCCATCCAGGAGGGCCCCCTCTGGATCGTGTTCGCCGGCGACATGACCATCCGCCTCAACGAGGAGCTCCTCGTGAACAGCTACAAGACCATCGACGGCCGCGGCGCCAACGTccacgtcggcgccggcggcgcgtgcATCACGCTCCAGTACGTCTCCAACGTCATCATCCACAACATCCACGTCCACGACTGCGTCCCCGCCGGCAACGCCAACGTGCGCGCCTCGCCGACGCACTACGGGTGGCGCACCCgctccgacggcgacggcatctCGCTCTACTCGGCGCGCGACGTGTGGGTGGACCACTGCGCGCTGTCGCGCTGCGCCGACGGCCTCATCGACGCCATCATGGGGTCCACGGCGATCACCGTGTCGAACAGCTACTTCTCGCACCACAACGAGGTGATGCTGCTGGGGCACAGCGACGGGTACCTGCCGGACTCGGCGATGCAGGTGACCATCGCGTTCAACCACTTCGGGATCCAGCTCGTGCAGCGGATGCCTCGGTGCAGGAGGGGGTACTTCCACATCGTCAACAACGACTACACGGCGTGGGAGATGTACGCCATTGGAGGGAGCGCGAGCCCCACCATCAACAGCCAGGGCAACCGCTACATCGCCCCCGCCGATCCCAACGCCAAGGAG GTGACGAAGCGGGTGGACACGGAGGAGGGGCAGTGGGCGGGGTGGAACTGGAGGACGGAGGGGGACATGATGGTCAACGGCGCCTTCTTCGTCCCCTCCGGCGAGGGCCTCGAGGCCATCTACGACAAGGCCTCCAGCACCGACCCCAAGTCGTCGGCGCTCGTCGACCAgctcaccgccggcgccggcgtcctcgGCGGCCCCAG GGAcaacggcgaggcggcggcgtacgCCGGCGTCAACTACGCCGGAGTTggaaccggcggcggaggcggtggcggcgccggtgccggcggGATGGGGTATGGTTATCTCGGGATGGTCTATGGCAGCGGCGGCAATTGGAGCTGCCGAGCTGACCTGACACTGCAATTGACTTCATTGTTTCTTGCACTCTTTGCTCTCATATGCTTGCACCCATTGTGA